The following are encoded in a window of Candidatus Binatia bacterium genomic DNA:
- a CDS encoding ATP-binding cassette domain-containing protein: MTGIHAAPALPVIEVEHLVARYGENTILDDVSLQVQRGERFVIVGGSGCGKTTLLRHMIGLQQPASGRVVVDAEDITHADEDQLRRVQRRIGVLFQSGALFTSLTLGENIALLLEEYTTLPAATAELLVRIKLSMVKLAGFEAFRISELSGGMRKRAALARAMVLDPSILFFDEPSAGLDPVTAAELDELIIQINRSLGTTMVVVTHDLSSIFTIAERVIMLDGETKKIIAEGKPQELRDHSADPRVHAFFNREPSATFRRRSDSDHRSA, encoded by the coding sequence TTGACGGGTATCCATGCTGCTCCAGCCCTGCCGGTCATCGAAGTGGAACACCTGGTGGCGCGGTATGGGGAGAACACCATCCTCGACGACGTCAGCCTCCAGGTGCAGCGTGGAGAGCGATTTGTCATTGTCGGCGGGTCGGGATGTGGCAAGACCACACTGTTGCGGCACATGATCGGCCTCCAACAGCCGGCGAGCGGCCGGGTGGTCGTTGATGCAGAGGACATCACGCATGCCGACGAGGATCAGCTCCGGCGCGTGCAGCGCCGGATCGGGGTGCTCTTCCAATCAGGGGCGCTGTTTACCTCGCTCACGTTGGGTGAGAATATCGCGCTGCTGCTGGAGGAATACACGACCTTGCCGGCGGCGACCGCGGAACTGCTGGTGCGCATCAAACTGAGCATGGTGAAGCTCGCGGGCTTCGAGGCGTTCAGGATCTCCGAGCTGTCCGGAGGGATGAGAAAGCGGGCAGCGCTGGCGCGGGCCATGGTTCTCGATCCGAGTATCTTGTTCTTCGACGAGCCGTCGGCCGGGCTTGATCCGGTGACCGCGGCCGAATTGGATGAGCTGATTATCCAGATCAACCGCAGTCTGGGCACCACCATGGTGGTGGTGACGCACGATCTGTCCAGCATTTTCACGATCGCGGAGCGCGTCATTATGCTGGACGGGGAAACCAAGAAGATCATTGCGGAAGGCAAGCCGCAGGAGTTGCGCGACCACAGCGCCGACCCCCGCGTGCATGCCTTCTTCAACCGGGAACCGTCAGCGACATTCCGCAGGAGGAGCGACAGTGACCACCGAAGCGCATAA
- a CDS encoding ABC-type transport auxiliary lipoprotein family protein, with translation MRWSRWLLPLVGLLVGCVRLGVRAPQIRDYRLDYTPPVVTGAPLAAILAIPPLAVAAVYDREPIIYRENPYSTAAYFDSRWSANPGSMVADLLARDFVDSHLYRAVQRGPSLLPNDYRISGQIEEIEESLTDSSCTAHLRLDVLVVRIRRGKGDSVLLQRTYAGDEPSACKTPHALAAAMSQVLAGISARLQRDVHDAIAADAAAAQLP, from the coding sequence ATGAGATGGTCCCGCTGGCTGCTGCCGTTGGTCGGGCTGTTGGTCGGTTGCGTGCGCCTTGGGGTGCGGGCGCCCCAGATCCGTGACTATCGGCTCGATTACACGCCGCCGGTTGTTACCGGTGCTCCCTTGGCGGCGATCCTGGCAATCCCGCCGCTGGCCGTTGCGGCGGTGTACGATCGCGAGCCGATCATTTACCGAGAGAACCCATATTCGACAGCCGCTTACTTCGACAGCCGCTGGAGCGCCAATCCCGGGAGCATGGTGGCGGATCTGCTGGCGCGTGACTTTGTCGACAGCCATCTGTACCGAGCGGTGCAGCGCGGCCCATCGTTGCTGCCGAATGATTACCGCATCAGCGGCCAGATTGAAGAGATCGAAGAAAGCTTGACGGATAGCAGCTGCACCGCGCACCTGCGGCTGGATGTCTTGGTCGTGCGTATTCGTCGCGGCAAGGGTGATTCCGTGCTGTTGCAGCGCACGTACGCAGGCGATGAGCCTTCGGCGTGCAAGACGCCCCATGCGCTTGCCGCCGCCATGAGTCAGGTGCTGGCGGGCATCTCGGCGCGGCTGCAGCGCGATGTTCACGACGCCATTGCGGCGGATGCGGCGGCCGCGCAGTTACCTTGA
- a CDS encoding MlaE family lipid ABC transporter permease subunit, with amino-acid sequence MATDGSYELSTQQGDDRTVTLAIRGRIEIGNAQTLLSDIVKRVPSQARQVVLDLSGVEYFDSGGGAVLIGLRQRLVQTGAELRIARSTAAIDGFLSLVDEQALLAPPPPPAPPAGLTHRIGAETLEVLSDFRSLVVFTGELVLGLGEAVRNPWRMRWRETWLYMERTGLDGVPIVSLISFLMGLITAFQAAVQLTQFGADIYVANLVGLSIVRELGPLMTAIIAAGRSGAAFAAEIGTMKVSEEVDALTTMGLDRTRFLVTPKVVALLVMLPCLTVCADLVGILGGLTVATVGLGLPAQVYLRQTRLALSVWDISSGLIKSVAFAMLIAGVGCLRGFEARGGAESVGRITTSAIVASIFLIIVADAIFTVVFHYW; translated from the coding sequence GTGGCGACCGATGGTTCGTACGAGTTGTCGACGCAGCAGGGCGACGATCGAACCGTCACGCTGGCGATCCGTGGGCGGATCGAAATCGGGAACGCGCAAACGCTGCTGAGTGACATCGTCAAGCGGGTGCCCAGCCAAGCCCGCCAGGTGGTGCTGGACCTGTCCGGCGTCGAGTATTTTGACAGCGGCGGGGGAGCCGTGTTGATCGGCCTGCGGCAACGTCTGGTACAGACCGGTGCGGAGCTGCGTATCGCGCGATCGACAGCGGCGATCGACGGCTTTCTGAGCCTGGTTGACGAGCAAGCGCTGCTCGCGCCGCCACCGCCGCCGGCGCCTCCGGCGGGTCTCACGCACCGGATCGGGGCGGAAACGCTCGAGGTGCTGTCGGACTTCCGCTCCCTCGTCGTGTTTACCGGCGAGCTCGTACTGGGATTAGGGGAAGCCGTACGGAATCCGTGGCGCATGCGCTGGCGGGAGACGTGGCTCTATATGGAGCGGACGGGTCTCGATGGCGTGCCGATCGTGTCCCTGATCAGTTTCCTCATGGGCTTGATCACGGCGTTTCAAGCGGCCGTGCAGCTGACGCAGTTCGGCGCCGACATCTACGTCGCCAACCTGGTCGGATTGTCGATCGTGCGTGAGCTCGGCCCGTTGATGACGGCCATTATCGCCGCCGGGCGTTCGGGTGCCGCCTTCGCCGCCGAGATCGGAACCATGAAAGTTTCCGAGGAGGTCGATGCGCTCACCACCATGGGCCTCGACCGCACGCGGTTTCTGGTGACCCCCAAGGTCGTGGCGCTGCTGGTGATGCTGCCGTGCCTCACGGTGTGTGCCGATCTGGTCGGCATTCTGGGCGGGTTGACGGTGGCGACCGTGGGTTTGGGTCTGCCGGCGCAGGTGTACCTGCGGCAGACGCGTTTAGCGCTCAGCGTTTGGGACATCAGCTCCGGCCTGATCAAGAGCGTTGCCTTCGCGATGCTGATTGCCGGCGTGGGCTGTCTGCGCGGCTTTGAGGCCCGGGGTGGTGCCGAGAGCGTCGGCCGGATCACCACTTCGGCCATCGTGGCGAGCATTTTCCTCATCATCGTCGCCGATGCTATTTTCACCGTCGTGTTTCATTACTGGTAA
- a CDS encoding MlaD family protein yields MTTEAHKFQVGVFVIAATVIAVGAVIWLGASRFLESTKRFVTYFSESVQGLDPGAAVKYRGVPAGRVERIDVAPDRQLIEVVMDIDTKYVAALQGDETLRAQLELSGITGLRYVEIERRSGDALHQAPQMSFKPHYDVIPSARSSFKAVQSALADVYDKIMQLDLGGISADARATLQSVSKLLQDERINTLLNNFAAASQATQKAAKNVETMTTGVKIKPAVENATRATQEAQRLFASLNQGVKGEELGRTLDQLNQVTVSAQQFMVALQSTMARFDRTVGNLQGLTEEIRHQPSLLFFGEAPAARRSGDGSGQ; encoded by the coding sequence GTGACCACCGAAGCGCATAAGTTCCAGGTGGGCGTATTCGTCATCGCGGCAACCGTGATCGCGGTGGGAGCGGTGATCTGGCTGGGCGCCAGCCGCTTCTTGGAATCAACCAAACGATTTGTGACATATTTTTCGGAATCGGTGCAGGGACTTGATCCGGGTGCGGCCGTCAAGTACCGCGGTGTGCCGGCGGGACGGGTGGAGCGCATCGATGTCGCTCCGGATCGCCAGTTGATCGAAGTCGTCATGGATATCGACACCAAGTACGTGGCCGCGTTGCAGGGCGATGAGACGTTGCGGGCCCAGCTCGAGCTCAGCGGCATCACCGGTCTGCGCTACGTTGAAATCGAGCGACGCTCTGGCGATGCGCTCCATCAGGCCCCGCAGATGAGCTTCAAGCCTCATTATGACGTGATCCCGTCGGCGCGCTCTAGCTTCAAGGCCGTGCAAAGCGCTCTGGCCGATGTGTACGACAAGATCATGCAACTGGACCTTGGCGGCATCTCGGCCGATGCGCGCGCTACGCTGCAGTCGGTCTCCAAACTCTTGCAGGATGAACGCATCAACACCTTACTGAACAATTTCGCCGCCGCATCGCAGGCGACGCAGAAGGCGGCGAAGAATGTCGAGACCATGACCACGGGGGTGAAGATCAAGCCGGCGGTAGAAAACGCCACCCGCGCCACCCAGGAGGCGCAGCGCCTCTTTGCCAGTCTCAACCAGGGGGTGAAGGGCGAGGAGCTGGGCCGGACGCTCGATCAACTCAACCAGGTGACGGTGAGCGCCCAGCAGTTCATGGTGGCGCTGCAATCCACGATGGCGCGTTTCGACCGCACCGTGGGAAACTTGCAGGGGCTGACGGAAGAGATCCGCCATCAGCCGTCGCTGCTGTTTTTCGGAGAGGCCCCGGCGGCGCGCCGCTCTGGCGACGGGAGTGGCCAATGA